In one window of Arachis ipaensis cultivar K30076 chromosome B06, Araip1.1, whole genome shotgun sequence DNA:
- the LOC107648141 gene encoding uncharacterized protein LOC107648141, giving the protein MRARARDQRVRGGHRRNAASAAAIAVMEEGVRRRERERRFADEMEREDQDATRERRRLFRRALSSLLGSIEAAAAARACRAPVLTFGFYDYFLRFIGAVFDAKGADAILSFEKFCCNLPRPLLQVPVSIWISFLNSILIHLLINWVD; this is encoded by the exons ATGAGAGCGCGAGCGAGAGACCAGAGAGTGAGAGGGGGTCACCGCCGCAACGCCGCTTCAGCCGCTGCCATCGCCGTCATGGAGGAGGGAGtccggaggagagagagagaaagacgaTTCGCAGACGAGATGGAGAGAGAGGACCAAGACGCGACGCGAGAGAGAAGGAGGTTGTTCCGCCGTGCACTGTCGTCGCTCCTGGGGTCAATTGAAGCCGCCGCCGCTGCTAGGGCTTGCCGTGCTCCTGTCCTCACTTTCGGCTTCTACGATTACTTCCT GCGTTTCATCGGTGCCGTTTTCGACGCCAAGGGTGCGGATGCAATTCTCTCTTTTGAAAAGTTCTGCTGCAATCTCCCCAGACCTCTTCTTCAGGTTCCGGTTTCTATTTGGATTAGTTTTCTCAATTCGATTTTGATCCATCTGCTAATTAATTGGGTTGATTAA